In one window of Bufo gargarizans isolate SCDJY-AF-19 unplaced genomic scaffold, ASM1485885v1 original_scaffold_1062_pilon, whole genome shotgun sequence DNA:
- the LOC122922924 gene encoding uncharacterized protein LOC122922924, which translates to MNTLRDSVSSRRPSVRSPLRPTPMQEEVYHTVDEVHSSESSGEEEEAGRAPATVKAYARVKRIFLLWCASHQVPSQDPPVSAILQFMQDGLDKGLSPSTLKVQISALSAAFGRSLHQDPLIKRFLKGAVRLKPSISRPIPQWDLSVVLKGLSGPPFEPLEEVDFKFLSWKVTFLLAVTSAKRISELQAFSAYEPYTLFLPDRVLLRFLPTFLPKVPSVHNINQVVSLPVLCSSSSSAEETSLHTLDVARCLRIYIERSREFRRSENLLILFFGRNKGKKASKPTLSRWIREAIRESFASQNRPPPAFVTAHSTRAVSTSWAERSLIPLEQICSAASWSSHSTFVSHYRLNLRGSEDTAFGRSVLNSIQH; encoded by the exons ATGAACACCCTAAGGGATTCCGTGTCATCCAGAAGACCCAGTGTCCGATCTCCTCTGAGACCCACTCCTATGCAGGAGGAAGTCTACCATACCGTGGACGAAGTCCATTCCTCTGAGTCTAGCGGGGAGGAAGAAGAGGCTGGAAG AGCTCCTGCGACTGTCAAGGCCTACGCCAGGGTAAAGCGCATTTTTCTTCTATGGTGTGCATCTCATCAAGTACCATCTCAGGATCCTCCAGTATCAGCTATTCTTCAGTTCATGCAGGATGGACTAGATAAGGGCCTCAGCCCTTCTACACTCAAGGTACAGATCTCTGCTCTGTCAGCCGCCTTTGGCAGATCTTTACATCAAGACCCTCTGATTAAgaggttccttaaaggagccgTACGTCTTAAGCCTAGCATTTCAAGACCTATACCGCAGTGggatctctcagtggtgcttaaagggttgagtggtcctccctttgaacccttggaagaAGTGGACTTTAAGTTTTTATCCTGGAAGGTAACCTTTTTGTTGGCCGTAACTTCGGCCAAACGCATTTCAGAGCTTCAGGCTTTTTCGGCATATGAGCCATACACTTTATTTTTACCGGACAGAGTCCTTTTACGTTTTTTACCCACCTTTTTGCCTAAGGTGCCCTCTGTGCACAACATTAATCAAGTTGTGTCTTTGCCTGTGTTatgttcctcttcttcctctgcagAAGAAACTTCCCTCCATACTCTGGATGTGGCCAGATGTTTGAGAATCTACATTGAGAGATCCCGGGAGTTCAGAAGGTcagagaatcttcttatcctgttcttTGGCAGGAATAAAGGGAAGAAGGCCTCTAAGCCTACTCTAAGTAGATGGATCAGAGAGGCCATCAGAGAATCTTTCGCTTCCCAGAATAGACCTCCTCCTGCCTTTGTCACTGCTCACTCCACCCGAGCAGTCTCTACTAGTTGGGCCGAAAGGTCTCTTATTCCTCTGGAACAGATCTGTtccgcggcctcctggagctcacaTTCTACCTTTGtgagccattatagactcaacctCAGGGGATCAGAAGACACTGCCTTTGGGCGGTCTGTTTTGAATTCCATTCAGCATTGA